The window GCACCGCGGCGAGGGCGTGGAAGACAGCCTGGCCACGCCGTTCTGGGACGGCCTGCGCGATCACGAGGACGAGTTCTTCGTGAAGGCCCGCACCGCGGTCGAGTCGAACACCGGCGCGGCGCTGTGGCGCCTGTCGGTCCCGCAGACGGCCGCGCCGATCGCGCTGCCCGGCGAGCAGCTGATCGAATGGGGCGGCGCGCAGCGCTGGTGGTGCACCGCCGCCAGCGCGGCCACGGTGCGCGAGGCGGCCCAGCGCGCCGGCGGCCACGCCACGCTGTTCCGCGGCGGCGACAAGACGGCCGGCGTGTTCACGCCGCTGAGTGCGCCGCTGCAGCGCATCCAGCGCGAGCTCAAGCGCGAGTTCGACCCGGCCGGCGTGTTCAACCGCGGCCGCCTCTACCCCGATCTGTGAGCTGACCCCGCACGATGCAAACCACCCTTGCCCCCGAATACCAGGGCAGCGCCGACGGCGCCGATGCCGAAGCGATCCTGCGCAAGTGCGTGCACTGCGGCTTCTGCACCGCCACCTGCCCGACCTACCAGCTGCTGGGCGACGAACTCGACGGCCCGCGCGGCCGCATCTACCTGATCAAGCAGGTGCTCGAGGGCGCCGAGCCGACGCGCAAGACCCAGCTCCACCTGGATCGCTGCCTGACCTGCCGCAACTGCGAGTCCACCTGCCCGTCGGGCGTGCAGTACGGCGCGCTGGTGGACATCGGCCGCCGCGTGGTCGATGCCAAGGTCGAGCGCCCGGCTGGTGAACGTGCCGCTCGCACGGCGCTGAAGGAAGGCCTGACCTCGCCGCTGTTCGCCCCGGCGATGAAGCTCGGCCAGCTGTTCCGTCCGCTGGTCCCCACGGCGCTGAAGGCCAAGGTCCCGCCGAAGGCCCCGGCCAGCGCGCACCGCTGGCCGACGCGCAGCCACCCGCGCAAGGTGCTGATGCTGCTGGGCTGCGTGCAGCCGGCGATGGCGCCGAACATCAACAGCGCCACGGCGCGCGTGCTCGACGCCGCCGGCATCCAGACCCTGGTGGCCGACGACGCCGGCTGCTGCGGTGCCATACGCGACCACCTCGGCGACCACGAGGGTGGCCTGGCCGACATGCGCCGCAACATCGACGCCTGGTGGCCGCTGGTCGAGGGCCTGACCGGGCAGGGCGCCGTCGAGGCGATCGTGATGAACGCCTCGGGCTGCGGCGTGACCGTCAAGGACTACGCCCGCCACCTGAAGCA is drawn from Methylibium petroleiphilum PM1 and contains these coding sequences:
- the glcF gene encoding glycolate oxidase subunit GlcF encodes the protein MQTTLAPEYQGSADGADAEAILRKCVHCGFCTATCPTYQLLGDELDGPRGRIYLIKQVLEGAEPTRKTQLHLDRCLTCRNCESTCPSGVQYGALVDIGRRVVDAKVERPAGERAARTALKEGLTSPLFAPAMKLGQLFRPLVPTALKAKVPPKAPASAHRWPTRSHPRKVLMLLGCVQPAMAPNINSATARVLDAAGIQTLVADDAGCCGAIRDHLGDHEGGLADMRRNIDAWWPLVEGLTGQGAVEAIVMNASGCGVTVKDYARHLKHDPAYAERAAKISALTRDLSELLPDLVPKLKPRLRGKAPKLAFHPPCTLQHGQQLRGGIEGGLRELGFDITLTPTDSHLCCGSAGTYSVLQPALAYQLRDRKLAALAPVGAQAIVSANIGCIQHLQSGTPTPVKHWVEVLDEALA